A genomic window from Streptomyces sp. NBC_00234 includes:
- a CDS encoding dihydrofolate reductase family protein, whose product MTVSYTFDVFSSLDGFGAAGGNWTGYWGKQGPELLDHRLALYGEEQRMVFGANTYRLFARMLAASTEESEVRDPWVTQMRGLPATVVSTTLEGPLDWPDAHVESGDAVDVVARLKEESEVPLRSHGSLSMNRALMAAGLVDRVQVTLFPVITGRTGLDPVFRGGADFDLELIEHRTLDGDIQELVYRPTLHV is encoded by the coding sequence ATGACCGTCAGCTATACATTCGACGTCTTTTCCAGCCTCGACGGCTTCGGCGCCGCCGGCGGCAACTGGACCGGCTACTGGGGCAAGCAGGGCCCCGAGCTTCTCGACCACCGCCTCGCCCTGTACGGCGAGGAGCAGCGGATGGTCTTCGGAGCCAACACCTATCGGCTGTTCGCGCGGATGCTGGCCGCGAGCACCGAGGAGTCCGAGGTGCGTGACCCATGGGTCACGCAGATGAGGGGCCTGCCGGCAACGGTGGTGTCGACCACGCTGGAAGGGCCTCTCGACTGGCCGGATGCGCACGTCGAAAGCGGCGATGCCGTCGACGTCGTCGCTCGCCTCAAGGAGGAGTCCGAGGTGCCGTTGCGCTCGCACGGCAGCCTGTCGATGAACCGGGCGTTGATGGCCGCCGGTCTGGTCGACCGCGTCCAGGTGACGCTCTTCCCCGTGATCACCGGTCGGACCGGGCTGGACCCGGTCTTCCGGGGTGGGGCCGACTTCGACCTCGAGCTGATCGAGCACCGGACGCTCGACGGCGACATCCAGGAGCTCGTCTACCGGCCCACCCTGCACGTCTGA
- a CDS encoding DUF6643 family protein, which produces MTSPRSTYGGGYYAAPSFPDTPIYDSLVAERGTPQIAPIRVPAAYDTGNSYLPALPSALPALPAAPSQPSYGYPQSAPQQYQQAPMQPAQLQHAPAPYIPQQPQSPRGYQQQPQPQRPAPSTGYESMRPASPRPAPVPSPYEDPYNRPYQGRGY; this is translated from the coding sequence ATGACCTCCCCCCGCTCCACCTACGGCGGCGGCTACTACGCCGCACCGTCGTTCCCCGACACTCCGATCTACGACTCCTTGGTCGCGGAGCGGGGCACCCCTCAGATCGCGCCGATCCGAGTGCCTGCCGCCTACGACACCGGCAACAGTTATCTGCCGGCCCTGCCGTCGGCGCTGCCGGCCCTTCCCGCGGCTCCGTCCCAGCCGTCCTACGGGTACCCGCAGTCTGCGCCTCAGCAGTACCAGCAGGCGCCGATGCAGCCCGCACAGCTGCAGCACGCCCCTGCGCCGTACATCCCGCAGCAGCCTCAATCGCCCCGCGGTTATCAGCAGCAGCCCCAGCCGCAGCGTCCCGCGCCGAGCACGGGCTACGAGTCGATGCGTCCCGCTTCGCCCCGGCCTGCCCCGGTGCCGTCTCCGTACGAGGACCCGTACAACCGTCCGTACCAGGGCCGGGGATACTGA
- a CDS encoding MOSC domain-containing protein — translation MDLPVLQAVHIHPVKSLAACARSEAAVEPWGLDGDRRWMLVDAADKAVTQRQRARMALISAEPLPGGGIELSAPGSAPLTVQVPAAGRTVAVDLFKQKIEVVEAATAAHEWLGAFLGAEVRLVHLDAPAHRRPIPPEHSRLLDPAHARPGETVSLADEFPLLLTTLASLDALNSLVAQGERPDEGPLPMNRFRPNVVVAGTAPWVEDDWRRIAIGEVTFRVVKSCGRCAITTTDQATAERGREPLRTLARHRRIGNDLVFGRHLIPDGTGVIRVGDPVRILD, via the coding sequence ATGGATCTTCCCGTGCTCCAGGCCGTCCATATCCATCCGGTCAAGTCACTGGCCGCGTGTGCGCGGAGTGAGGCCGCCGTCGAGCCATGGGGACTCGACGGCGACCGCCGCTGGATGCTCGTCGACGCGGCGGACAAGGCCGTGACCCAGCGCCAGCGGGCTCGCATGGCGCTGATCTCCGCCGAGCCCCTGCCGGGCGGTGGGATCGAGCTGTCGGCGCCGGGGAGCGCTCCGCTGACCGTGCAAGTGCCCGCGGCGGGCCGCACGGTGGCCGTTGACCTGTTCAAGCAGAAGATCGAGGTCGTGGAGGCGGCGACGGCCGCCCATGAGTGGCTCGGCGCGTTCCTCGGGGCGGAGGTCCGGCTCGTCCACCTCGACGCGCCCGCGCACCGCAGGCCCATTCCGCCCGAACACAGCAGACTCCTGGATCCGGCGCACGCGCGCCCGGGCGAGACCGTCAGCCTCGCCGACGAGTTTCCGCTGCTGCTCACCACTCTCGCCTCGCTGGACGCCCTCAACTCCCTCGTCGCCCAGGGCGAACGGCCTGACGAGGGGCCTCTGCCGATGAACCGGTTCCGGCCGAATGTCGTCGTGGCGGGCACCGCCCCGTGGGTGGAGGACGACTGGCGGCGCATAGCCATCGGTGAGGTCACCTTCCGCGTGGTGAAATCCTGCGGGCGCTGCGCCATCACCACCACAGACCAGGCGACGGCGGAGCGCGGCAGGGAGCCCCTGCGGACGCTCGCCCGTCATCGCCGCATCGGGAACGACCTCGTCTTCGGGCGGCATCTGATCCCCGACGGGACCGGAGTGATCCGCGTCGGGGACCCTGTCCGCATCCTCGACTGA
- a CDS encoding Rv1733c family protein has product MATVRAVPGVWRWRHNPLRRATDRFEAWVALLALLLMLLVAPVVGWMCGSLTDDALQRSVRAQHAERHVTTAVVVRRADRPGQFVGDSEVASERAAQTSVVARWRTPDGTVRTGRVTTTSKVTGPGSQVRIWTDEQGRPALRPMDAPTAHTHAALAGFGVFLLSAGLVEAARRVIVWQLRLRRYAQWDRAWAKAGPDWGRTGTGS; this is encoded by the coding sequence GTGGCGACTGTGCGAGCGGTCCCGGGAGTCTGGCGGTGGCGGCACAATCCGCTGCGCCGTGCCACCGACCGCTTCGAGGCGTGGGTGGCCCTGCTCGCTCTGCTCCTGATGCTGCTGGTCGCGCCGGTGGTCGGCTGGATGTGCGGTTCGCTCACGGACGACGCGCTCCAGCGTTCGGTACGGGCCCAGCACGCCGAGCGCCATGTCACGACGGCCGTCGTGGTGCGCCGGGCGGACCGGCCGGGCCAGTTCGTCGGCGATTCCGAAGTGGCGTCGGAGCGCGCCGCGCAGACCTCGGTGGTGGCCCGCTGGCGGACCCCCGACGGCACCGTGCGAACGGGACGGGTGACGACCACGTCCAAGGTCACGGGTCCCGGCTCCCAGGTGCGGATCTGGACGGACGAGCAAGGCAGGCCGGCCCTGCGCCCGATGGACGCACCCACCGCGCACACCCACGCGGCACTGGCCGGATTCGGTGTGTTCCTCCTCTCCGCCGGCCTGGTCGAAGCGGCCCGCCGGGTGATCGTGTGGCAGCTGCGGCTGCGGCGGTACGCCCAGTGGGACCGGGCCTGGGCCAAGGCCGGTCCGGACTGGGGCAGGACCGGCACGGGCAGCTGA